GGGTTCGGGCCAATGGCGTGAGGCGGGTGGGGTGCATGGAGGACGGTCCTGAGAAGGTTGAATCAAGGGGGCTTTCCTTCTCTGTCACGCCAGATCTGAAAAACGGCTCATTTATTTTTTGCGATGGATCAAACCTTGGCTTCGACCGTCACCCAGTAGCGGGTAAAGCGCTTCACTTTTACCGGCAGGCTGATTTCCAGCAGGTCGAGAATCCGTTCGCTGTCGTCCAGTGGATAAGTCCCGGAGATCAGCAGGTCAGCCACTTTCGCATCGCAATGGAGCTGCCCGCGACGATAGCGGCCGAGTTCGTCGAGGAAGTCATCCAGGCGCATGTGCGCGGCCACCAGCATGCCGTCGGCCCAGGCGCCGCTGTTGGCGTCCAGCGGTTTGGCTTCGCCGACAGAGGTGGCGCTGAAACTCAATTGCCGTGCGACCGGCAGCAACATCGGTGCGCGACCATTTGTGCTCAACTCGACCCGACCTTCAAACAGTGCAACCTGCGTGCGGCCGGCAAACTGCCGCACATTGATCCGCGCCCCTTGGGTTTTCAGCAGCCCTTGGGCGGTTTGCACTTCAAAGGGTTGAGTGGCGGTCAGCAGCATTTCACCTTCCAGCAGGCGGATCAGGCCATCGCCCCGGACATCCGCCGCACTTGCGG
This genomic window from Pseudomonas kribbensis contains:
- a CDS encoding DUF4880 domain-containing protein — protein: MNPPMDFSSQVAEQAVHWLLEMQQGPLNPRQQQAWQQWIDAHSEHRRAWEHMQRVNSRLRGLSSPLAHAALNAPKSGSRRQALKLLLILGAGSAVTWGMREHNPLPSLLADYCSPVGQRRKISLGAGGQLQLNTASAADVRGDGLIRLLEGEMLLTATQPFEVQTAQGLLKTQGARINVRQFAGRTQVALFEGRVELSTNGRAPMLLPVARQLSFSATSVGEAKPLDANSGAWADGMLVAAHMRLDDFLDELGRYRRGQLHCDAKVADLLISGTYPLDDSERILDLLEISLPVKVKRFTRYWVTVEAKV